A portion of the Cryptomeria japonica chromosome 5, Sugi_1.0, whole genome shotgun sequence genome contains these proteins:
- the LOC131064383 gene encoding dirigent protein 11 has product MAAQKLFLGLVFFALMSCSWCLGPEKNIVFYMHDIVSKPNSTATVVAGVNGTSSNLLGFGTVLVIDDLLTEKPDRSSTVVGRAKGLYSNSDVKGATIFFGLSVVFENKEYNGSTLQIQGTDPFMQSSEKEVSVVGGTGKLRYARGYAIITLQSSSGLDGNIKFNTTFCIG; this is encoded by the coding sequence ATGGCTGCACAAAAGCTATTCCTTGGCCTTGTTTTCTTTGCCCTAATGTCTTGTTCTTGGTGTCTTGGACCAGAGAAGAACATTGTATTCTACATGCACGACATTGTGAGTAAACCCAACTCAACAGCTACAGTAGTTGCAGGAGTAAATGGAACATCCTCAAATCTGTTGGGCTTTGGAACAGTGCTGGTTATAGATGATCTTCTGACTGAGAAGCCTGATCGCTCTTCCACTGTTGTGGGTAGGGCAAAAGGATTGTATTCTAACTCAGATGTGAAGGGAGCTACCATTTTTTTTGGGTTGTCTGTTGTGTTTGAGAACAAGGAATATAATGGGAGCACACTTCAAATCCAGGGCACAGATCCCTTCATGCAGAGCTCTGAAAAAGAGGTGTCTGTGGTGGGAGGAACAGGAAAGTTGAGGTATGCTCGTGGTTATGCTATCATTACTCTGCAAAGCTCCAGTGGATTGGATGGTAATATCAAATTTAACACTACCTTTTGCATTGGCTGA